In Rhineura floridana isolate rRhiFlo1 chromosome 1, rRhiFlo1.hap2, whole genome shotgun sequence, the following proteins share a genomic window:
- the LOC133379350 gene encoding tetraspanin-36-like, with product MDCGVIASKTVLLLISLIFWAAAAALSYVGGYVLNTYKEYGSFLQDKYPLLPAVIIIGVAVVMFIIGLIGCCATIRESRIGLGVFLIIILMIFIAEVSAFVLGFIYRGKVKTELHEPMLRAYKSYDGKTEESHIIDYLQQELQCCGVLNYTDWISSQWYNTTRNNSVPVSCCKREFSKKNCTGRLSDLQFLNTQGCEEKVESILQSVLSYAMLVILGFAIVKFFGMFSVCVLACKRENNGYHPLQSGSFA from the exons gctgcagctgctgcactTTCTTATGTTGGTGGATATGTCCTCAACACCTACAAGGAGTATGGCTCTTTCCTTCAGGATAAGTACCCTCTCCTGCCAGCTGTCATCATCATTGGGGTTGCCGTGGTGATGTTCATAATTGGACTGATTGGCTGCTGTGCCACCATCCGTGAGTCCCGGATTGGACTGGGAGTG TTCCTGATCATTATCCTGATGATCTTCATTGCTGAAGTGTCTGCTTTTGTCCTTGGATTCATTTACAGAGGAAAG GTGAAGACTGAACTGCATGAACCAATGCTACGAGCATACAAGAGCTACGATGGGAAAACAGAGGAGTCTCATATCATAGATTACTTACAGCAAGAG CTTCAGTGCTGTGGAGTCCTCAACTACACTGACTGGATTAGCAGCCAATGGTACAATACTACCCGCAACAACAGTGTTCCTGTGAGCTGCTGCAAGCGAGAGTTCAGTAAGAAAAACTGCACAGGACGGCTGAGTGACCTGCAGTTTCTCAATACACAA GGCTGTGAAGAGAAAGTGGAGTCTATTCTACAGAGCGTCCTCAGCTATGCTATGCTTGTCATTCTAGGATTTGCCATTGTGAAG TTCTTTGGAATGTTCAGTGTCTGTGTGCTGGCCTGCAAGAGAGAAAACAATGGTTACCATCCTTTGCAGTCGGGGTCGTTTGCTTGA
- the SKA1 gene encoding spindle and kinetochore-associated protein 1 translates to MEDGEKSTELSDGKYSTASPDINDLCSCINTKISYIKKSLQLRKIDQEPSLKTVLGKIAHEMFLLTNILNKLELEFHHQERQQSQLKELQESIERDYQEAQHLGENMPIHLPRAIPNSTVSLTVEQCKDVEAARGKKPAKDPKSIKEASFITAEEFENVPAYMRGRLSYNQVNAVIQEINKAVVSKYKIMRQSSKAMSSAIRNLYFRFQEEETKDTKGEFFIVEADIEEFTQLKADKRFHSILTILRHCKRVREIRGSCLVRYAVC, encoded by the exons ATGGAAGACGGAGAGAAGTCGACAGAGCTCAGCGACG gAAAATATAGTACGGCTTCTCCAGATATAAACGACTTATGCTCTTGCATAAACACAAAGATTTCATATATCAAAAAGTCACTTCAGTTGAGAAAGATAG ACCAGGAACCATCATTGAAAACAGTGCTTGGTAAGATAGCCCATGAGATGTTTCTTTTAACCAACATCCTCAATAAGCTGGAGCTGGAATTCCACCATCAGGAGAGGCAGCAGAGTCAACTCAAG GAGCTCCAGGAATCAATTGAAAGGGACTATCAAGAAGCTCAGCATCTTGGAGAAAACATGCCTATTCACCTGCCCAGAGCAATCCCAAACAG CACCGTGAGCTTAACTGTGGAGCAATGCAAAGATGTTGAGGCTGCCCGTGGAAAGAAGCCAGCAAAAGACCCCAAGAGCATTAAAGAAGCATCTTTCATAACAGCAGAGGAGTTTGAAAATGTTCCTGC GTACATGAGAGGCCGTCTAAGTTACAACCAAGTCAACGCAGTCATTCAGGAAATTAATAAGGCCGTAGTTAGCAAATACAAGATCATGCGCCAGTCTAGTAAAGCCATGTCCAGCGCTATCAGGAACCTCTACTTCAGATtccaggaagaagaaaccaaggATACGAAGG GCGAATTCTTCATCGTCGAGGCCGACATAGAAGAATTCACCCAGCTGAAGGCAGACAAGCGTTTCCACAGCATCCTGACCATCTTGCGGCACTGCAAGAGAGTGCGAGAGATCCGTGGCTCATGCCTGGTTCGCTACGCCGTCTGCTGA